CCTGGACGAGGCCATTGCCGGCTTCAACGACGAACTGCCGCCGCTCAAAGAGTTCATCCTGCCGGGCGGCACCCGCGCTGCGGCCTTGCTGCATGTCGGGCGCTGCGTTGCGCGCCGGGCAGAGCGCAGTCTTGTGTGCCTGCGTAAAGAGCAGCACGTGGCCGATGCCGCTGTGCAGTACCTCAACCGTCTTTCTGATCTTTTGTTTGTGCTGGCCCGCGTGGCGAACCGCGCGCAAGGTCAGGGCGACGTACTGTGGCAGCCGGGCTTGAACGCCTAGTAAGCCCTGCGGCTCGCCACTTCTGAATGCGCCGGGCTTGCGGGCCCGGTTTTCTGTTTTTTGTCATTGAACGCATGCGTAGCCTGAATTTATCGTCCTCATCGCGTGGCAGTAACGAGCTGCCCCACCGTTTGCCCGCCATTCCCGCCTGGTTGCTGTTGGTGCTTGTGCTGGCCTGGCTGCTGCCGGGTCTGATTGGGCACGAGCCCTGGAAGCCGGACGAGGCTTATACCTTTGGCTTGATCGAGCACATTGCCAAAACCGGTGATTGGGTTGTGCCCACCCTGGCGGGCGAGCCGTTCATGGAAAAGCCGCCAATCTTCTTTATCAGCGCGGCGTGGGTGCTGCAGGCGTTTGGTGGTGTGTTCAGCCCGCCAGATGCGGCACGCCTGACTGCCGGCTGCTGGATGCTGCTGGCCATGCTGGGAACGGCGCTATCGGCCCGGCGTATCTTTGGTCAGGGGGCGGGGCGCTGGGCCGTGCTGCTGTTGCTGGGCTGCCTGGGCCTGCCTTTGCGGGCACACCAGATGCTGACCGATCTGGCACTGCTGGCGGGGATTGCATGGGGGATTTGCGGCCTGACCTGGGCACCGGTACGCCCGCTGGCGGGCGGCCTTATGCTGGGCCTGGGTGGCGCGGTTGCTTTTCTGGCCAAGGGTTTGCTTGGGCCGGGGTGTCTGGGGCTGACCGCAGTCTTGCTGCCGGTGTTTTTGCCGTCTTTTCGTACCGGCCGTTATGCGCTGGCGTTCGTGCTTGCTTTTGTGGTGGGTGCGCCGCTGCCGGCCTTGTGGATGAACCAGTTGTACGTGCGTGATCCCGCGCTGTTTCAGCTGTGGTTCAGTACCAATAATTTCGGCCGTTTTAATGGCACCGCGCACCTGGGGCCGGAAGCCACACGCTTTTTCTATCTGAAAACGCTGCCCTGGTATGCTTTCCCGGCGTGGCCGCTGGCCGCGTGGGGGCTGTGGCGCGCGTGGCGCGGGCAGATTCAGGTCTCGCTGACGGCCATTGCACCGGCCTTGCTGTTCTTTGTGATCAACAGCCTTGTGCTGGTGCTGGCGGCTGACGCGCGCGAACTTTACGCCATGCCCTTGCTGGCGCCCCTGGCGCTGACTGCGCTGACCGGGCTGGTGATGCACCGCGAAGGCTCGCGGCGCTGGGCGGGTGTGTCGGTGCTGGTCATGGTGCTGGCCGTCATCTTGCTGGCGTGCGCGCTGATCAGCGGTTACGCGCTGGCGACCGGCACGCCGCATGCGGTTGAAGCATTGCTCACGCGCAAGACCTTTGCCGGCTGGACGCCGGCGTGGTCCCCGGGGCATTGGCTGGCGTGCGCGGTGATCGTGATTCTGGTGCTGTTGCTGTGGCCGCGCGTGCCGCGCAATACACCGGCCGGCTTTGCCTGGCGCTGGGTGCTGCTGATTACGCTGACCTGGGGCGCCATTGCCACCTTGTGGCTGCCGGCGCTGGACTTTGGCATGCGGTATCGGGAAGTGTTCGTCGCGCTCAAGCCTGCGCTGGACAAACCCGTTGCCGAGAACGAATGCATCGCCAGTGTCTGGTTGGGCGAGCCGCAACGCGCGCTGCTGGATTACTACGATGGCGTGCGCACCCGTCGCCTTGAAACCATGCCGGATGCCTGGTCCTGCCACTGGCTGCTGGTGCAAAGCCGGAGGGGCCAGATGCCGGCCCTGGTCAATGGCGTCCAGCCTGTGGCGGTCAGCAATCGCCCGGGCGACGACACGGAGCGCTATATGCTGTATCACCTGGCGCAGGATGTACGCACGCTCTGGCCCGCTTCTGAGCCGTTGCCGGGCAAGGCGCCGGCAAAGTAACCGGATCAATCACCCGATGATCCCGGCCAATAAAAAACGGGAGGCGAGCCTCCCGTTTTTTATTGCCTTGCCACAAGCGCCTGATCAGTCGACCAGTTCGCGGGCAGCACCCACCTGGTTCTTGTACGCATCAAAGATACCCTTGAGTGCGTCGGCCATGCTGGTCTTGGGGGCCCAGTTCAGATCGGTCTTGGTGTTATCGATCTTCGGCACGCGGTTTTGCACGTCCTGGTAACCCTTGCCGTAGTACTCGCCGGAAGTGGTTTCAACCACTTGCACCTTGGCTACGCCATCGGCGTATTCCGGGTATTGCTTGGCCAGGTCGATCATCATGGAGGCCAGATCGCGGATGGAGTAGTTGTTGACCGGGTTGCCGATGTTGTAGATCTGGCCCGATGCCTTGCCATCCTTGTTCTCGATGATCTTCATCAGTGCATCGATACCGTCATCGATGTACGTGAAGGCACGCTTTTGATGACCGCCATCCACCAGCTTGATGGTCTCGCCACGGGCGATGTGACCCAGGAACTGGGTAATCACGCGGCTGGAGCCTTCCTTCGGGGTGTGGATGTTGTCCAGACCAGCGCCGATCCAGTTGAACGGACGGAACAGCGTGTAGTTCAGGCCTTGTTCCATGCCATAGGCGTGGATCACGCGGTCCATCAGCTGCTTGGAGCAGGAGTAGATCCAGCGCGGCTTGTTGATCGGGCCGCAGATCAGTTCAGAGTTTTCCGGATCGAATTCGTCGTCATGGCACATGCCGTAGACTTCAGAAGTCGACGGGAACACCAGGTGCTTCTTGTATTGCAGGGCCTGACGCACGATCGGCAGGTTGGCTTCAAAGTCCAGTTCGAACACGCGCAGCGGGTTGTTCACGTAAGTGGACGGCGTGGCGATGGCCACCAGCGGCAGCACCACGTCACACTTCTTCACGTGGTATTCGATCCATTCCTTGTTGATGGTGATATCACCTTCAAAGAAGTGGAAGCGCTTGTGATCCAGGAATTCACTGATCTTGTCAGTGAACATGTCCATACCGAACACTTCCCAGTCGGTAGTTTCCAGAATGCGCTTGGTCAGGTGGTGGCCGATAAAACCGTTCACGCCCAGAATCAGCACTTTTTTCATCTTCTTTGTCCTTCTCAGGTGTAACCAACAAATTGAAAATCGGGGCCGGCAATCGGGTGCCGGCCGCTCAGCGCAATGCGCTTCAAACCAGTTGCAGCATCTGGCCAGGCAAACTGGCCAGGGTATCTACAGTCAGTGTCTGGCCTGCGAGTTCAGCATCCAGCACACGCAACACACTGCCATCGGCAGCGCGTGCAAACAGTTTGCCGTCTGCCGCAAACAGGGCCAGCGGGCCTTGCGAGCCGCTGGCAGCAGCCACACGGGTGCGCCAGAGAATCAGGCGGCCGTGCGGAGTATCGGTAAACGCGCCCGGATAGGGCCGGGTGACGGCGCGGACCAGATTATGTACCTGCGTTGCCGACTGTTGCCAGTCGATCCGGCCGTCTTCCGCCTTGCGGCCACCAAAGTAGGCGCCCTGACTGAGGTCTTGCGGCTTGAAGACCGCCGTACCATCAAGCAGGCTGGGCAAGACGTCGTACAGACACTGTTCTGCGACCACGGTGACTTTAACAAAGACTTCTTCGGCGGTGTCGTCCGGCAGGATGGGCACAGCTTGCTGGGCCACCAGCGGGCCGTTGTCCGGCTTGACGTTCATCACATGCAAGGTGGCGCCGGCTTCGGTTTCGCCCTTGATGATCGCCCAGTTTACCGGCACGCGGCCACGGTACTTGGGCAGCAGCGAGCCGTGCATATTGAAAGCGCCGCGCTTGACGGACTCCAGCAGCGGGGCCTTGAGCATGTTGCGGTAGTAGAAACTGAACAGGAAGTCGGCATTGAGCGCGGCAACCTGTTGTTCGACTTCCGGCGTGTTCGGGTCATCCGGGGTGATGTACGGGATATCGTACTCACGGCAGACCTGGGCAACCGAGCCGAACCAGATGTTCTCGTTGGGGTTGTCTTCATGCGTGACCACCAGCGCGACATCCACACCGCGCGCCAGCAGGGTCTTCAGGCAGCGGACACCCACATTGTGATAGGCAAAAACGACGGCGCGACTCATTCCTGGTCCTTCTTTTCCAGAATGGCGCTGATCAGGTAGCGCGGACGCTGGCGGACTTCATGGTAAATCCGGCCAATGTACTCACCCAGAATACCGATACCGAACAGCGTAATCCCGATCAGGAAGAAGGCGATGGCGAACAGGGTAAACAGACCGCCGACTTCCGGGCCGACAAAAATACGGCGGGCGATCAGCACCAGCACCAGCAAAGCCGAGAAGAAGGAAATCACCATGCCCAGCATGGAGAACGCCTGCAGCGGCACAATCGAGAAACCCGTCATCAGGTCAAAGTTCAGACGGATCAGGCTGTAGAGCGAATACTTGGATTCACCGGCGTGGCGTTCTTCGTGGCCGACAA
The Silvimonas iriomotensis genome window above contains:
- a CDS encoding cob(I)yrinic acid a,c-diamide adenosyltransferase, whose protein sequence is MGNRLSKITTRTGDDGTTGLGDGSRVGKDDLRIHALGEVDELNSQLGVVLCETLPEAMRDCLVRVQHDLFDLGGELCIPGHIAMTQTQLLRLDEAIAGFNDELPPLKEFILPGGTRAAALLHVGRCVARRAERSLVCLRKEQHVADAAVQYLNRLSDLLFVLARVANRAQGQGDVLWQPGLNA
- a CDS encoding ArnT family glycosyltransferase translates to MRSLNLSSSSRGSNELPHRLPAIPAWLLLVLVLAWLLPGLIGHEPWKPDEAYTFGLIEHIAKTGDWVVPTLAGEPFMEKPPIFFISAAWVLQAFGGVFSPPDAARLTAGCWMLLAMLGTALSARRIFGQGAGRWAVLLLLGCLGLPLRAHQMLTDLALLAGIAWGICGLTWAPVRPLAGGLMLGLGGAVAFLAKGLLGPGCLGLTAVLLPVFLPSFRTGRYALAFVLAFVVGAPLPALWMNQLYVRDPALFQLWFSTNNFGRFNGTAHLGPEATRFFYLKTLPWYAFPAWPLAAWGLWRAWRGQIQVSLTAIAPALLFFVINSLVLVLAADARELYAMPLLAPLALTALTGLVMHREGSRRWAGVSVLVMVLAVILLACALISGYALATGTPHAVEALLTRKTFAGWTPAWSPGHWLACAVIVILVLLLWPRVPRNTPAGFAWRWVLLITLTWGAIATLWLPALDFGMRYREVFVALKPALDKPVAENECIASVWLGEPQRALLDYYDGVRTRRLETMPDAWSCHWLLVQSRRGQMPALVNGVQPVAVSNRPGDDTERYMLYHLAQDVRTLWPASEPLPGKAPAK
- a CDS encoding bifunctional UDP-4-keto-pentose/UDP-xylose synthase; translation: MKKVLILGVNGFIGHHLTKRILETTDWEVFGMDMFTDKISEFLDHKRFHFFEGDITINKEWIEYHVKKCDVVLPLVAIATPSTYVNNPLRVFELDFEANLPIVRQALQYKKHLVFPSTSEVYGMCHDDEFDPENSELICGPINKPRWIYSCSKQLMDRVIHAYGMEQGLNYTLFRPFNWIGAGLDNIHTPKEGSSRVITQFLGHIARGETIKLVDGGHQKRAFTYIDDGIDALMKIIENKDGKASGQIYNIGNPVNNYSIRDLASMMIDLAKQYPEYADGVAKVQVVETTSGEYYGKGYQDVQNRVPKIDNTKTDLNWAPKTSMADALKGIFDAYKNQVGAARELVD
- a CDS encoding formyltransferase, with protein sequence MSRAVVFAYHNVGVRCLKTLLARGVDVALVVTHEDNPNENIWFGSVAQVCREYDIPYITPDDPNTPEVEQQVAALNADFLFSFYYRNMLKAPLLESVKRGAFNMHGSLLPKYRGRVPVNWAIIKGETEAGATLHVMNVKPDNGPLVAQQAVPILPDDTAEEVFVKVTVVAEQCLYDVLPSLLDGTAVFKPQDLSQGAYFGGRKAEDGRIDWQQSATQVHNLVRAVTRPYPGAFTDTPHGRLILWRTRVAAASGSQGPLALFAADGKLFARAADGSVLRVLDAELAGQTLTVDTLASLPGQMLQLV